The following is a genomic window from Rutidosis leptorrhynchoides isolate AG116_Rl617_1_P2 chromosome 8, CSIRO_AGI_Rlap_v1, whole genome shotgun sequence.
cgatttctttttgtcccacttcaccccaataaaTAGGAGTTCAACACctttgcccataaagcatctcatacggtggcattccaatactagcgtgatagctattgttgtatgagaattccaccaaaggcaagtgctcatcccaactaccaccgaaatcaataacacacgcccgtagcatatcctctaacgtttgattcgtacattctgtttgaccgttcgtttgaggatgatacgccgtgctcatcttcaattgagtacccatatcttcatgaaacttactccaaaaccgagacgtgaaacgagtatctcgattcgaaacaatagatatagggaccccatgccttgatatcacctatttgataaacaacttagacaaatcCTCCGATGATATCGTCTCCcggataggaagaaacaatgcacttttcgtcaaccgatcaactatcacccaaatcctatcaaattgggttctcgccgtctttggtaattttgcaatgaaatccatggtaatatgctcccacttccattttgggatttctaacggttgcaacataccatacggcttttggtgttcggcctttacttgcaaacatgtgatgcattgttcaacatacttaacaacatcacgcttcatgccgtgccaccaatactctttctctAAATCAatgtacatcttcgtcgcaccagGATGAATGGAAtagtttgacttatgtgcttcatctagtggCACTTTTTGGTAATCGCCCATTCTAGGCactcacactcttccttgaaaggacagcaaaccatgcgggcctaaggtaatagactccgtttgccccatgattcgttcttcatgcttgttgttaacaaaagcttcaatttgaatctcaccaaaacTTTAcatgaaaatcgttagtaataatcatgcgtaacgatcctactcgtatcgccggatgttgcctctttcgactcaaagcatccTCGACCACATTtttcttacccggatggtaaagtatctcacaatcataatcctttaccacatccatcaacCTACGATgacaataattcaaatctcgttggtcaaagagatgctttaaactcttgtgatccgaataaatcgtacacttgacaccatacaagtagtggcgccaaaatttaaacgcatgaaccaccgctgccaattcaagatcatgagtcaggtatctcttttcgtgttcctttaattgtcgagaggcataagagaTGACTTTACCTTGttacattagaacacacccgagcccatttaatgaggcatcataaTATCTTCTACATCTTCCGACAACACTAAGATCGGAGCTTGATACAACTtttctttcaacaattggaaagcaatctcttgctcattttcccaattaagtttcgcgttcttccttgtcaactttgttaacggagaggcaattttagaaaagtcttggataaaccgacgataataaccggccaatccagaaaacttcgaatttccgtaggcgtagactgttgtccccaactctttaccgtctctatcttccccggatctacttgaataccttctttgttcacaatatggccaaggaattgaacttcccttagccaaaattcatacttggagaatttagcatacaacttctccttccgcaacgtcttcaacacttcacgcaagtgatgttcatgttccttcatactcttcgaatagacaagtatgtcgtcaatgaacacaattaccgacttgtccaagataggttggcacactcggttcataagatccatgaatgctgctggtgcattcgtaagaccgaaaggtatAACTACAAACTTGAAATGCCTATAACGAGtttgaaaggccgttttctcaatatcttcctcacggacccgcatttggtgataaccgaaccgtaagtcaattttagaaaaatgagtcgtgccttggagttgatcaaacaaatcgtcaatccgaggcaatggataacgattcttgatcgtcactttattcaactcccgataaccgatacacatccgcatactaccatccttcttctttacgaacaaaaccggagcgccccatggagaagcactcggtcggataaaacccttttcaagaaattattgggtttgattcaacaactcttgcatttccgttggtgctaaacgataaggagttttagcaatgggagtagcccccggaaccaactcaacgcgaaattcaacttgcctttccgccagaacacccggtaactcatccgaaaagacgtcttcgaattcattaacaaccagaatttcacgaatggatggtggcacttcacgagtatcaactacatgggcaataaAAGCCACATCACCACTACTAAGAAAATgatgtgcccgtgcataagtgcataatggcacaagttttCTTCGTTTCTAGCCATGaacaattaactctcccccacttggggtcttcacatgaatagacttctcatggcatgcaatattggctctataatgattgagccaatccataccaatgacaatatcaaactcacccaaagtcatcgggataagatcgattttaaaggtttcggcaccaaacacaacattacaatctttacacacatcaacccctagcatcgtcttaccatccactatttcaacttctaccggatgacttaacttagctagcggtttgttaagcttagacacgaATCGAGGTGGCACaaatgacaaattagcaccactatcaaatagtatccttgccatattagagttaaccatgaaagtacctgagacaacttcactaGATTCGttagcctcatcattggtcattaagtaatttcgtcccctagtcgtacccgctgccttctctagccttttaacttgatcggtgcgcaaatcgggacactccgacttctggcgtccttctttattacaattaaaacaagtgagttttGTCGTTGCCCGGTTCGTGCAATCACGGGATAGATGCCCGTATTCCCCACAATTATAACACCGAGGGTTGTATTCTTtaaaaccacccttcttcacactcccGACGCTCTCACTCGCAcccctactcttcttgttcgagtgactagtagcttcaaactttattttgccaaaagtaaagccactctttttcgaaacgagcgactcaaaacccttagctatgtcaaacaactcatcaaaagttttcaccgagttcctactaatcttctcttggtagttgtcgttcaaggttcgatagaaatcttcctttaaCATGTGATCAtttccgacatactccgggcaaaattgggtctttgataagaaagtggacttgagagtgttcaaatctatcgacccttgcctcaaagcacgtaactcatccttaagtctcgaaagatcggctgaagttcggtactccttgaaaaattccgtcTTGAATTCATCTcacgtgaattccatacattgttcctcaccataaagCCGAATCTTTTCGTCCCACCACATtttggcatcaccccttaacatgctacttcCGTACCTCGTATTCTTtttgagagggcattcacaagtacggaaagccccctccatatcggagacccAACGATTGCTCTTTATTGGATCCCAttcaccatcaaaagtgggaggttgagcatccttgaaattcttataatagaatctcgccttccaacattatcttcgtgaagaataatcttaacttgttccttgactagatcaaCTACTTTCTCGTCAATCGAATCTAGGAACATTTTTCTAACGTCCTCCAAAAAGGCCGCATGATGTTTttgtataatggcctcaaccttggccgtgaactcgaaaTCCTCGCCCGTACCTCCATTATCGGTgttgtgtccgtttctcatcttcattctataaaacggaataggttaaacaacgaaatgaaacgaaaggacatgacatgtacatatatatatatatatatatatatatatatatatatatatatatatatatatatatatatatatatatatatatatatatatatagacacacacacacacacacacacccctcaccgccccatcttgctcaacaattgtagtacatcgcttgtttgatacgatttgaacccgtaacaatcgtAGCtagttaatggtgtatcctatcgtatacacgcataaaggcacaatATTTGCATGAAAATAGCATTAAAAATACTGAGAACAatggttttgtgaaactgtccgacaagcgttctccgctgtacaggctgcttccgtcatgcataagccctgaaggccgcctagcgcttaagccctgaacAGAGAGAGCCACATTCAGTGTAAACTTCGAATCATGAATAACAgaatgtatcatcatctgacacgtgtccccaaacaatccggtggatctgtcactataaatagaccccttgggtcatcattttacacattcagacattatgacaacttgtgagcagagacttcacctttctctctcacatagtactttctcttactagaagtcatccggctaaccGCTAAACGCTAAACGGataacagattgattaagccaccctacAGATTTCCCGatctgtgtaccgggtctgcagggattatttcccaagggtgaAAATCAATCGGCAATACTCCCCCACctttagctagatcacttctatcattgtgctaacacactaagccttacctcataaggaaataggtgttaacaatgtctccatccactaatgcaaagaacacgtgaaacgaaaaaggaacaaaaacaactgaagctccattcacaaatgtacttgaagcagtcaacaatccattaaCTGAAGACATGATAACTGTAGAGGATGTACCTGTTCCGCCACCGgacggtacgattgaagaaacagttgctaaaACTACAGAAAGTCTTAAGCGTTTGGAAACTAAttcagagaaaaggccagtaatcgaagaaacaacaaccaaaagtgcagaaaggcttccaaatcttgttactaatccagagaggCGACCATTGATTCAACCACAACGATGTCCATCATTCATATCTTTTCGACGGATGGCGGATGacaaagacaagcaaatcatgaaaaggcaatctatatcaaagtacaggtTATCCTGACTACTTGACaaactgggcagtcttattgatgactctgaggatgataatgacttgagctatattaataatgattctgatgatgagattgatgataaagatgagttcatgtctgagaaCCAGGTAGCGTTGCTTTTAAATGAtatccttaagcagacagctccgacaAAATATAAGCAAcgtttagcgcagcccgccgtccgtgctgtggctgtggataattttttctcactaattactggagagcaagctacaaagccaccagctatggcagaatctgctcaatgttttattgatcgaattgctaactatccgttgcctagaaatcttggcataccggcaattggagtttataatggtacaacagatcctgaagattttcttactatgtttgagggtgcgatgaggttacagcattgggatgacgaggtagcttgtcatatgtttccaatggtgttgcagaaaatggcaagggaatggtttgcaaGCTTAATGTCAAGGAGTATTACAAGTTACTTGGATCTTCTAGCGAAGTTTGTTATGCAATATCAAAATCTCTGTAGTTatactttgacacatcttgatgcacatgagataacaatgcatcataatgagtccttgagtaatttcatgaagcgatacatgcttgaagcacaaaagatacctgattgtccagagtCACAGCTAGTGTCcagtttcattttctgtttggatcagcgaaggtttagtgcacttgttcatacattaaggtatgatttgccaaaaactctgcatcaggcgttggaagttgcacaAAAACATGTTCGCGCTGGTGAGCGAGGACTAAGAAAGTTTGATGGAAGCAGCAGTAGCAAACCACACAATGGAGGGCTCtactttgacagaaatcagaggaggaatgacaattccaatggtggatggagagacaacaatcatcccaatgattttcatcacaacagaaggccaatagagaggcatTCATTGATAATGGTgctgactaaaactccaaaagagattcttttcactgagcCAATCCGGACTACTTTCAATCCTCCGGCACGTATGGAGGAAATAGAGGGTCCAAAAAGTGAACTATGGTGTGATTTTCATGAGGCATGGGGccatgatacagataattgcaaatctctAATGAGAGAAATCATCGCAAAGATCAAACCAGGAGAATTAAATCACTTGTTTCCAGGAAAACAATATAGGAGAAATGATCCTCGTAGGAAATTTAGATGGCAgaagaatgatggtggaagaggtcgtcgaggtgagaacagaagaagggaagagcatggcggaagGGATAACAGAAACCAGTATGGAGACCGGATAACGGAGCGTGAGCCACCTCCAGatgttgtaatcaaaatggtgtggttgaatggtAGTCACTATGAGGATAGTGAGCagtcggataacaatgttgatagctggagatatgctccaatcattTTTCAACCAGTTCAAAATTGGGCCTTGTCCGTTCAACCAGTGGTCATTTCAGCAGTAAATACGGATACTGGTAGTAAAGCTGATATCATTTATTAGCATTGTTTGAAGGCTTTTCCACGGCATGTGCAGGATAGAGCTAGGCGGACGAGTTTAAAGGTTTCAGGATTG
Proteins encoded in this region:
- the LOC139863936 gene encoding uncharacterized protein, producing the protein MVLTKTPKEILFTEPIRTTFNPPARMEEIEGPKSELWCDFHEAWGHDTDNCKSLMREIIAKIKPGELNHLFPGKQYRRNDPRRKFRWQKNDGGRDVVIKMVWLNGSHYEDSEQSDNNVDSWRYAPIIFQPVQNWALSVQPVDRARRTSLKVSGLTGAPVNAMGRIRLEVVMGIFPLLRTETIEFTILDDNSRFNVLFGRTALAKFRAITSTAHAEIRFPTPNGRRCNRLFREDEVQEFFIP